A region of the Microcoleus sp. AS-A8 genome:
TCAGAACATAGATCAGGCTAGCTAACCCAATTCCTAAGTCGCGTCCATAGTTTTGCCAAAATTCCAAAGCGGACTTATCACCCGCTTTCGCCATAAATCCAAGTTCGGCGGGTTCCTTTCCAGTGCGGCGTCGAATAGCCTGAACCGAGACATATTGCTCCAAAGAACCTTGATTCCCGCTATTACACATTGGGCCATCCGGGCTTAACGTAATTAACCCCAACTCCCCGGCAGCCCCCTGATGACCGGTAAAGAGTTTGCCATCTAAAATAATCGCACCGCCAACCCCCGTGCCTAACGTCAGCAAAATCAGATGGCAAAACCGCCGCCCCGCCCCTAACCAAGCTTCTCCCAAACCGGCACAGTTGGCATCATTAGCAATAACGGTAGGGCAACCTGTCTTGGCTTCTAACATATCCGCTAAAGGGACATCTTGCCAGCCTGACAGATTAATCGCGACTCTGGCAATCCGACCGGCTGCATCAGTAGGGCCAGGTGTACCCACACCAATCGCTGCAATACTTGGGGGATTAGCATTAAGTTGGGTAATAGCTTGGGTTATTGCCTCCACAACCGCCGTTGGTGTTGCGGGTTGAGGGGTTGCCACAGTTACAGACTGTAAGCAATTCCCCTCTTTGTGAAATCGTCCCAGCTTGATTGCAGTTCCCCCTAAATCGATGCCAATGACCTCGGACTCACTCCATTTCTCTATAAGACCATCCCTATCTATACCCATATCGCAACCCGTGAAAGCTTAATCTGGTTTTACCATAGAGTAGCTGTTGCTCTTTATGGTTCCTCTACCCCATGTCGCGACTATGATGAGCGCATAATTCAGCGACTTGTCCTCAATTGATATATCGATTCTATGACTGAGGGCTGACGAAATTGCTCCAAAGTTGACCAATCATAATTAAACTCGCTGTTGATATCCCAGCTTAAAACATGAAGACCATTCCAAAATGTCCAATGACCATCTTGTGCAGTTTGTATATCCAATAGCAAATGACATTGAGGATGAGTTGCCATAAAATCCCAGTTAGCTTGCTTCACAGGAAGCCAGTTACTATCATCTACAATAATTAAGGCTTGGTCAGCCAGAAAAGGTTTAACTAAAAGCAGCCCTAAAAGTTGAGATCGGTAATCATGAGCTCCATCATAAAAATAGACACCGATCTTATCTGCGGTCTGCATTGTTCTCAGAGCAACAAAAAACTCTTCAAAACTTTGATTACAAAAACATACCTGTTCTTTTAAATTAAATTTTGTCAAATTTTCGATTAATTTTTCTATGTTTT
Encoded here:
- a CDS encoding ROK family protein → MGIDRDGLIEKWSESEVIGIDLGGTAIKLGRFHKEGNCLQSVTVATPQPATPTAVVEAITQAITQLNANPPSIAAIGVGTPGPTDAAGRIARVAINLSGWQDVPLADMLEAKTGCPTVIANDANCAGLGEAWLGAGRRFCHLILLTLGTGVGGAIILDGKLFTGHQGAAGELGLITLSPDGPMCNSGNQGSLEQYVSVQAIRRRTGKEPAELGFMAKAGDKSALEFWQNYGRDLGIGLASLIYVLTPEAIVIGGGVSASAEFFFPAALAEIEQRVLPSSRAGLELLVAELGNQAGMVGAAKLAWQKLEVGG
- a CDS encoding class I SAM-dependent methyltransferase, which encodes MHYQKFIQQLPDLYENWNQISVSPKSHRFAQVLQQLKGMTTANVMQLLNFAVDCLEPDEIYCEVGCFQGSTLIGALLDHPNQMAYAVDNFSEFDTSGENIEKLIENLTKFNLKEQVCFCNQSFEEFFVALRTMQTADKIGVYFYDGAHDYRSQLLGLLLVKPFLADQALIIVDDSNWLPVKQANWDFMATHPQCHLLLDIQTAQDGHWTFWNGLHVLSWDINSEFNYDWSTLEQFRQPSVIESIYQLRTSR